GCTGGATGTCGGGCAGTGATGACTGAAGGAGCTGTTCTCCCCACAGGTGTTGTGCTGGGAGGCTGCGGTGACAGATCGATCCGTTTCCGTCCAACGCTGATCTTCAAGGACCACCACGCTCACCtctttctgaacattttcagCGACATCTTGGCAAACTTCAAGTAAAAAGCAGTTCTCTCGCACGGAACAACTAACTGATTACGAAAGTAGTTTGCATTAATTCACGTCTTCTCCACTTACAAGATAAGTGTAAAGTCATAAACCGAGGTTTGCGTTCCGTCTGTAATCCTGCCCCAGGCAAGCTGCTCCATGCAAAATAGCACAGGCAGAGCCCTGGTACTGCTGGCCAGCAGGTACCTGCAGTGCTCCTGCGCTGCGCCCCTCGAGGCTGCAGCCCTCCATCTGCAGGCCGCACAAACGGCAGAGCTCTCCCTCCGCCTGCGGCCCTGACTGCTTGATTTGTCTCAGTAGGACCTGGAACAGTCCATCTTCACAGATAATCCCAGCAGTTTTACTTGtgtccagaagcagcagcaagtaAGGCCTAACACTTAAATGCACTTACGAATGCCTGCTATGCAGAAAGAGCCACTCTAATGACAGACAGAATAAAAGGCATTTCAAGGAAAGCTCTGCTTTCCACCGCTGCCAAGTACAGTATTTAACAGAATAATTGCCTGCTTTATTCCCCTAATCACTGGTCTGCCATACCATGTGGATCACAGAACTGCTCTACTCATCCATCAGCCTACAGGTACCGCTTCAGAGGCGTAACGCACAGCCGTGTGTGCGAGGCTGAGCAGAACTGAATCACTGTCCTTGCCCTAGAGGTTTAAACTTTTGCCTTCTCTTACAATCAGAACTGTACAGAAAAAGCTATACTGAAACGTTTCTAATTTGACAAAGCTTAGAGAATCGTGCTGAGCACATCATTTCCACTTCTGTCAGTGATCTTATAGTTAGGATTATTTTCCCATTTGCCCAGAAGGCACCATGACAGCCATTAACTTTAGCTGTTACGAGTTCTACTTTGCTACTTGACAGTCTTGTAAAACTACAGCAGAATTGCTTGACTGTGCGACACGAGAGCCACTATCGTGTGGAcgcacagcagcagtgaataGTCCCAACTGCACTTGGTAATGCAACGTATTTCTGCTCTAATAGTTTACAGAGGTCTTCTGGAAAGCCACAGAATCAAAACGTGTTGTAGTTGTTCTGGACATCTCTTTACTGTCAACTCTTTGCCGTTTGCTTCAGGCTGATCCGAATTAGTTCTGGTACATTTTCCAGTTCATTTTCTTGGCGCCTGGCTTTTCCTTACCAGGATGAACTTTTTTTATGTTAAGGGCCAAAAAAAAGGGACCACATTTGACTCTGCAGTCGCCCCAAGTCTTTAGTTATACAGTAAAGACAGAGCAGTGAAAAGGATTTATACTTAAAATTGTGCTTAAAAAAGTGCTTAAAATTGCTGCCAAGCTGTGAAAGGTTTCTTACCTTGCTAAGTTTTAATCGTGGTTCTCCCATTTTCTTTATTGAGTTCTGGTATTGGACAACTCAACAAAACTCTCTTCCATTAGCTTAAAAATAATGGGATTTCTATAAActtccctgcagcacccagaatTCCGGTACCAGCCGGTCAGACCCTGAGCAGGTTCTCGAACAGAGGTGGTTGAAATCTGGAGAAGGGTCTGGGGGCTGCTGTGATCACTGTCCTCATAAGAGTTTCATCACTGAAAGTCAAACTGAGAACTGCTTTTGACCACGTTCTGGGAATTAGGTAGTTTGACATATCAGTACAGTAGTTTTAGCCTCCTAGCAAGTCTCGTGCTTTTACAGAACAACGGTCCAGTAAGTTGAAGTCTTAGCACATCTTCTCTTTTATGATGAGCACTGTAgatgtttttataatttttacCGACTCTCACTAACTGTAAAATTGTGTACAACGTGCCGACGAGATCACGTTAGAGAACACAtagacagcactgcagctgaagcacaTGAAGTTAATATTGTTTACAGCATACCGTGGACAGTgccaaataaatgtttaaacCAATACTTAAGTACACTTCATGGTGGAACTAGTAATTGTACACAAATTCATAACGGAATGACGTCTCGTGTAATCAgtattcttaaataaaatatttataattggACTTCTCCGAGGCTCTTCATTTTACACCTAGCACACACCCAATCATCAGAGCATATTAAATAAGTTCCTACAAAGAGCTGCCTCCACAGATGTCTGTACACAGACAGCCATCATGCAAGAATCCACACAGGTAACAACGCAACAAGCAACATCAGCAGCGCTCTGCTGCCCCATCACTGCAGCTCTCCAAATATTTGCAGAAACTTCTGTCTGTCCACAATCTGGCCGTATTTGATCGTGAAATACAAGATCTCTGTGCTGTCATAGCGCCTGAAccgcagcagcagctcccctcTGGCATCCCCGACCTCATCCAAAGTCATCACCTTCTCCAGGGGACAGCAAATGTCGTTGCGCCTCCCCCAGAACGTCAGGTGGGCCACTTTGACAGTTCTTCCTGATCGACTTAAGTAGATCAATCCGATAATTCGTCTGAAAAAATAGCTCATCCCGTACAGCATCACTCCAGCAAAGAGTGCGATGCCGGCCGTGTAGAGCAGCATGgcctggggcagctgctgctgcaggtgcaggTAGCAGACGGGCGGCAGCACCAGCAGGGTGGTCGCGgtctgcagcagcttcagccTGGACAGCACGCGGCAGTACTTGATGCCCGGGAACCGGTACACCACGTCGAACTCCTCGCTTTTCCCATCTCCAGCCTTCTGCGGGGCCGCGTCAGGAGGAGCACAGTGAGATCGCAGACACACAGACGTACCGAGCGAGCGGGGCGGGCCGGCAGCTTCCTTCGTCCACGCCGTCCTCCGCAACTCCCAGCGCAGGAATTTCCCCAAGGACGGAGCCGGGCCGCCGCTCATAACGCAACACAGCCGCACCTGCGGGCACAGCGAAATGACGGCATGGGTCTCCATTGTTTGTTGCGGAAAAAAGCACCGCTCACGGCTGTCACACGGCACGCGGGGCGGCGAACACGTTAAATAACCACGGAAACCTCAGAAAAATCGCAGGGAAACACGGGCCCCATTCATAACAGAATTCAACagcagcgcggggcggggctCCCGCGGATGGAGCCCTTAGGACACGAGGTTCCGGCGCAGGCGATCAAGAACCACCCCGCCGGGCCCGACCTCCCCGCACGCTCTCGGCCCCGGCGCACCGAGACACGTGGCTTTCCCGACACGGCACTCCTCCCTTCCCCGCTGAGGCGACCGCCGCGCCCAAACGAGGACCCCGGGCCAGACCCCAAGCACGGCGGCCTCTCCCCACGCCGCGCCACGCTCACCATCGCCATGGCGCCGCCGTCCGTGAGCGCGGCCACGCCGCCGCCGGCACGACACCGCCCCTTCCCGGCGGGCACCGCGCGGTGCCGCCGCTCCCAGCCGCTATGGCGCCGCCGCAGTGCGGGGCGCTGTGCCTCTTCGACGTGGACGGGACCCTCACGGCGCCGCGGCAGGCGAGTGGAGGCGGGGGGGGGCGCTCAGGGCTGCGCGCTGCTCCCCGAGGCGGGCCGGGCCGTGCTGGGGCCAAGGGGGGCAGCGCCTGTGCACGGGGCTGTCGGGGCTGCTTTCCCCCAGCTGTGCACGGGGCGGTCGGGGCTGTGCCCATAGCTGTGCACGGGGCTGCGGCTGCGAGCCTCTGCAACTCCATGGAAGGGTGACGCCTGTGCACCGTCTCATTTTGGACCGTAGAAAATCACGGCGGAAATGGCGGAGTTCTTGCAGAGGTTGCGTCAGAAGGTGAAGGTGGGCGTTGTCGGCGGTTCCGATTTCGAGAAGATCAAGGAGCAGCTCGGTGATGACGGTAAGGGCCGGATGGCTGCGCGACGGAGGAAAGCACGGGCTGCAGTCCTGTTCGATGCTTTAAGCTACGTAACGCTTAAGGGAACTGCACGTTTAAACACGCGGGCAGTTCCTGCTATTGCCGTCTTTCTGTTTGGTTGCAGTGGTTGAAAAGTTTGACTACGTGTTTCCGGAGAATGGCCTCGTGGCATACAAAGATGGGAAGTTCTTCAGCAAGCAGGTAAGGGTGAGACTGCAGCAGCTATTAATGCAGCATTTGTTTCCAGTGTCCTGCctgttgtggtttctttttAGCTCACATATTTAAAGGGAACATTTAGATGAGAGTTTGGTTTCAtggttcaggaaaaaaaaagtgggagcCTTTAATTAGTATCACCTGTGCATTAATGGAGAGGTGCTTATTGAAAGGCCATCACTCTGTTGTAACATCAACTGATTATCCAGCAGCTGTGTTCGCCATGTAAACTGTTTTGAGGAGCTCCAGTTCTGGACACTTGGTTAAATgggcatttattttgtttagaacATTCAGGGTCACCTGGGTGAGGATGTGCTGCAAGATCTTATCAACTACTGCCTGAGTTACATTGCAAAGATTAAACTGCCAAAAAAAAGGTATGTGCATAGATGCATCTCAAGGCACCATCTAAGAGCGTTGAGCATAAATGTGTAAAGCAGACACCATaggaaagaaaacccacaaCTTCAGACCAGCCAGAAACATCGCCAAGATTCGCTCGATCTCAACATTCCATCCAAAAGCAGGAGAACAGCTGCTAGGGCCGGATAGTCACACTGACAGGATGCTTCAGTCATGCTTTTAAAACCACATCATCCACTTAccattcataaaataaaagtcCAGCAGACACCTTGGTGTCAGCACTACTTCTTTCTACCCATTTTTAGATACAAGGCGGTGCTGAAGGATACATCTGATTGCCACTGTCTTTAGAATTAAAGAAAGCCTGATTGTTGCTTTCGGTATTTTGAACATTGTTTCATCTGTTTCCTGCCTTGTTAATTCTCTTCCAGGGGGACTTTTATTGAATTCCGAAATGGGATGTTAAATGTGTCCCCCATTGGCAGAAGCTGTAGCCAGGAAGAACGAATTGAGTTCTATGAACTCGATAAGGTGAGTCACAGCTCTAGAAATATCCGAGTTCTggcagaagcagcaacagccagaaattgctttaaaaaaaaacctctaaaatgaaatactggaaaagtATGATGCTGGTTTGTTTAactaatttctttcttcagacCTCAGGAAATAGATACAGTAGTTAGGTTTTTTGTGGAATAATTAACTGATTACTTGGGTAAGGGGCAGGCTTGGCTCACGTTTCTTTGTTTATCTGCAGTGCTCTTTAGTATATCCATCCTGCTCAGCTCCTCCTTTCCCACTCTTTCAAGCCTTTTAAAGCAGTCCTGGTACCCAAAGCTTTGGAcgttttgtggggtttttttaagttatattttt
This window of the Lagopus muta isolate bLagMut1 chromosome 15, bLagMut1 primary, whole genome shotgun sequence genome carries:
- the TMEM186 gene encoding transmembrane protein 186, translated to MAMVRLCCVMSGGPAPSLGKFLRWELRRTAWTKEAAGPPRSLGTSVCLRSHCAPPDAAPQKAGDGKSEEFDVVYRFPGIKYCRVLSRLKLLQTATTLLVLPPVCYLHLQQQLPQAMLLYTAGIALFAGVMLYGMSYFFRRIIGLIYLSRSGRTVKVAHLTFWGRRNDICCPLEKVMTLDEVGDARGELLLRFRRYDSTEILYFTIKYGQIVDRQKFLQIFGELQ
- the PMM2 gene encoding phosphomannomutase 2, with amino-acid sequence MAPPQCGALCLFDVDGTLTAPRQKITAEMAEFLQRLRQKVKVGVVGGSDFEKIKEQLGDDVVEKFDYVFPENGLVAYKDGKFFSKQNIQGHLGEDVLQDLINYCLSYIAKIKLPKKRGTFIEFRNGMLNVSPIGRSCSQEERIEFYELDKKEHIREKFVADLRREFAGKGLTFSIGGQISFDVFPDGWDKRYCLGIIAEDGYKTIYFFGDKTMPGGNDYEIFTDSRTEGHSVTSPQDTRRICEELFFN